A DNA window from Burkholderiales bacterium contains the following coding sequences:
- a CDS encoding metallophosphoesterase, which yields MRLHILSNLHLELGDFVPPDTSADAVILAGDIHVQEHGIDWAVKHFSVPVYYVLGNYEFYGGHLERTVKRLKQKTAGTNVRVLECDEAIQENVRFLGGTCWTDFSATGNLQLAMSDARQTMSDYREIRAGMGFRKLRPEDTQKKHTEFKAWLRKKLNEPFDGKTVVITHHAPSILSIAPEYLDEFTHGSAAYVNRMEHLMGKPVALWVHGQTHSKFDYEISSTHVVCNPRGHHGLRLNKQFDPRLVIEL from the coding sequence ATGAGACTGCATATTCTCAGTAACCTGCACCTGGAGTTAGGCGATTTCGTCCCGCCTGACACCAGCGCGGACGCGGTCATTCTTGCCGGGGATATTCATGTGCAGGAACATGGCATTGACTGGGCAGTTAAACACTTTTCGGTGCCTGTCTATTATGTCCTTGGGAACTACGAGTTCTACGGCGGGCATCTTGAGCGCACGGTGAAGCGGCTCAAGCAAAAAACCGCCGGCACAAACGTACGCGTGCTCGAGTGCGATGAAGCTATTCAGGAGAACGTTCGCTTTTTGGGCGGCACCTGTTGGACGGACTTCTCGGCAACCGGCAATCTCCAGCTGGCCATGTCGGATGCGCGCCAGACGATGAGCGATTACCGCGAAATCCGGGCCGGCATGGGCTTTCGCAAGCTTCGTCCCGAAGACACCCAGAAGAAGCACACCGAATTCAAGGCATGGCTGCGGAAAAAACTCAATGAGCCCTTTGACGGCAAGACGGTTGTGATTACCCATCACGCGCCATCCATTCTGTCAATTGCGCCCGAATACCTGGACGAGTTCACTCACGGTAGCGCGGCTTATGTCAACCGCATGGAGCACCTGATGGGCAAGCCGGTTGCGCTCTGGGTGCACGGCCAGACACACAGCAAGTTTGACTATGAGATTTCGAGTACCCATGTGGTGTGCAACCCGCGCGGCCACCATGGCCTCAGGCTCAACAAGCAATTTGACCCTCGGCTGGTGATAGAGCTTTAA
- a CDS encoding Fic family protein yields the protein MSYQPKFTITPQLLTRVEEIAALRGWIVNAAVEVPWIPTLQKDTRARLAHSSTAIEGNPLTLEQVRAVEEGRELATVSTRDKREVLNYFAALRHLEKHAKKSLITHEDVLKLHKIIAGNVMNQGEAGRYRTTQVRVGSYVPPPPEQVSGLMFEFLQWWNKTSGILSPVISSAIVHYRFEAIHPFADGNGRTGRALALWELYRRGFDTHHIFSVDEYYWENRPRYYAALRAVPQQGDDLTSWLEYAAEGLLLTLQQVWKRVQGLSAQSKGKKLVLRPKQEQLLQLLRERGSMSPKEIWDGLGVSKQGAIDLLRPLMEADLVKREGTRKSGRYLLA from the coding sequence ATGAGCTATCAGCCGAAGTTCACCATCACCCCGCAGTTGCTTACCCGCGTCGAAGAAATAGCGGCGCTGCGGGGTTGGATTGTGAACGCCGCAGTCGAAGTGCCTTGGATTCCGACGTTGCAGAAGGACACGCGGGCACGCCTCGCGCACTCCTCGACGGCGATTGAAGGCAATCCGCTGACTCTTGAACAAGTGCGGGCCGTTGAGGAGGGCCGCGAACTGGCGACGGTCAGCACCCGGGACAAGCGGGAGGTGCTGAATTATTTTGCGGCGCTGCGGCATCTCGAGAAGCACGCCAAGAAGAGTCTCATCACCCACGAGGATGTCCTCAAGCTTCACAAAATCATCGCGGGGAACGTGATGAACCAGGGAGAGGCAGGACGCTACCGCACAACGCAGGTTCGAGTGGGCTCATACGTGCCACCGCCGCCGGAGCAGGTATCCGGTCTCATGTTTGAGTTTCTGCAATGGTGGAACAAGACATCGGGGATATTGTCGCCAGTTATCAGTTCCGCGATCGTCCATTATCGGTTCGAAGCCATTCATCCTTTCGCTGACGGCAATGGACGGACGGGCCGCGCGCTGGCTCTATGGGAGTTGTACCGGCGCGGGTTCGATACGCACCACATTTTCTCGGTGGACGAGTACTACTGGGAGAACCGGCCTCGTTATTACGCGGCCCTGCGGGCCGTGCCGCAGCAAGGCGATGATCTGACCTCTTGGCTGGAATACGCTGCGGAAGGATTATTGCTGACACTCCAGCAGGTCTGGAAGCGTGTGCAAGGTCTGTCGGCTCAGTCGAAAGGAAAAAAACTGGTGCTGCGACCCAAACAGGAGCAATTGCTGCAACTGCTTCGTGAGCGGGGCAGCATGAGTCCCAAGGAAATCTGGGATGGGTTAGGTGTCTCCAAGCAAGGCGCGATTGACTTGCTACGGCCGCTCATGGAAGCGGATTTGGTCAAGCGCGAGGGTACGCGAAAGTCCGGCCGGTATCTCCTGGCGTAA